A DNA window from Camelina sativa cultivar DH55 chromosome 13, Cs, whole genome shotgun sequence contains the following coding sequences:
- the LOC109128380 gene encoding protein RALF-like 28 codes for MSILKVTKRFMLVAMFIAFVAISNIDVTAAKEIGYPVIRGGDRPPGCDHGKCPPDQPANPYHRGCEKSHRCRGPPPPPVPKTI; via the coding sequence ATGAGCATTTTGAAAGTAACAAAAAGGTTCATGCTCGTGGCGATGTTCATAGCATTTGTTGCTATAAGTAACATAGACGTAACAGCTGCGAAAGAGATTGGCTATCCAGTGATAAGAGGTGGCGATCGCCCACCAGGATGTGATCATGGCAAATGTCCACCCGATCAACCGGCGAATCCGTACCATCGAGGATGTGAAAAATCACATAGATGTCGTGGTCCACCTCCTCCACCAGTTCCTAAAactatatag